From the Lycium ferocissimum isolate CSIRO_LF1 unplaced genomic scaffold, AGI_CSIRO_Lferr_CH_V1 ctg192, whole genome shotgun sequence genome, one window contains:
- the LOC132042925 gene encoding YTH domain-containing protein ECT4-like: MYNEGAPEFVVDQGLYYPPTTNYGYFCTGLESPGDWDGHQRFFGLDGQDIQYMDAQTESFPYVYYTPNYGCAQSSYNPYNPYIPGAVVGVDGPCAGPQHYYTIPPYENLGSPSYFPMVAPSSSGTLANPADQIMDSIIATTNNRAEDLRLKRNLSSTSPIFTPNSLGPASGYKSASNRGSESAKINAASSKQHVSHGFSSPSSQVHPGKVAQAIGSIIHGKALSNHGQLRAPLPSDIDLSGLRGAHERANTDKVRPKFLNGIAPSDGKGSPDTLTEQNRGPRNDKTKKQLVVKAYTTRAGAVDVQGNIVIHADEYNRGDFLMDFVNAKFFVIKSYSEDDVHKSIKYNVWSSTPNGNKKLNGAYEDAQRIAAGNPRGCPIFLFFSVNASGQFCGVTEMTGPVDFYKDMDFWQQDKWSGSFPVKWHFIKDVPNPNFRHIILENNENKPVTNSRDTQEIRYKKGIEMLKVFKDYASRTSLLDDFMYYENRQKVLQEEKAKLLFRSYESPFFVPVIDPPRKLNSSFGLPSGESEKISKPIEHKQSGNCMAVPAELDSIESKANKENANNGDKLVAEGGPQVDSALKIGSLTINPKPSKAQPLDVHSTANTVASTQSVDVVTVGSMPVKVNGRAESSGFLTIGTIPLDPRAFQRDEAGGSGKTVLK; encoded by the exons ATGTATAATGAAGGAGCCCCTGAGTTTGTTGTTGATCAGGGATTATATTATCCACCTACCACCAATTATGGGTATTTCTGTACAG GATTAGAATCCCCCGGTGATTGGGATGGCCACCAAAGATTTTTTGGTCTGGATGGTCAAGATATTCAGTATATG GATGCTCAAACTGAAAGTTTCccttatgtatattatacacCTAACTATGGATGTGCACAGTCTTCATATAACCCATACAACCCTTACATTCCCGGTGCTGTGGTAGGAGTTGATGGTCCATGTGCAGGGCCACAACATTACTACACAATCCCCCCTTATGAAAACTTGGGATCACCATCGTACTTTCCCATGGTGGCACCATCCTCCTCTGGTACTCTTGCGAATCCTGCAGACCAAATAATGGATAGTATTATAGCTACTACTAATAATAGAGCTGAAGATCTCCGTCTTAAGCGTAATTTATCCTCAACATCTCCAATCTTTACCCCaaattcattaggcccagcTTCAGGCTATAAAAGTGCATCCAATAGGGGATCTGAAAGTGCAAAGATAAATGCTGCATCGAGCAAGCAACATGTGTCGCATGGTTTTTCCAGTCCATCCTCTCAAGTACACCCG GGTAAAGTTGCTCAAGCTATAGGAAGCATTATTCATGGGAAGGCTCTGTCTAATCATGGTCAACTGAGGGCTCCTCTTCCTTCTGATATTGACTTGTCTGGTCTCAGAGGTGCGCATGAGCGAGCTAATACAGATAAAGTCAGACCAAAGTTTCTAAATGGAATAGCCCCAAGTGATGGGAAAGGTAGCCCTGATACATTGACAGAACAGAATCGAGGACCTAGAAATGACAAAACGAAAAAGCAATTGGTTGTGAAGGCCTACACTACAAGAGCAGGAGCTGTTGATGTGCAAGGGAATATAGTTATTCATGCTGATGAGTATAATAGAGGTGATTTTTTGATGGACTTTGTGAATGCCAAGTTTTTCGTAATTAAATCATACAGTGAGGATGATGTGCACAAGAGTATAAAGTACAATGTTTGGTCATCTACCCCTAATGGGAACAAAAAGCTGAATGGTGCTTATGAAGATGCTCAGAGAATTGCTGCTGGAAATCCAAGAGGCTGTCCaatattcctttttttctcG GTTAATGCAAGTGGCCAGTTTTGTGGTGTTACTGAAATGACTGGTCCTGTAGACTTCTACAAGGACATGGATTTCTGGCAGCAAGATAAGTGGAGTGGTAGCTTCCCTGTGAAGTGGCACTTCATAAAGGATGTCCCAAACCCTAACTTTAGGCATATTATATTAGAGAACAACGAGAACAAGCCAGTAACTAACAGCAGAGACACACAAGAG ATACGTTACAAGAAAGGCATTGAGATGCTGAAAGTATTCAAGGATTATGCGTCAAGAACATCACTACTAGATGACTTCATGTATTATGAAAATAGACAGAAAGTGTTGCAGGAAGAGAAAGCCAAGCTGCTATTCAGGAGCTATGAGAGCCCATTTTTTGTGCCTGTAATAGATCCTCCCCGCAAGCTAAATTCTAGTTTTGGTTTACCTTCTGGTGAAAGTGAGAAGATCTCGAAGCCTATTGAACACAAACAATCTGGAAATTGCATGGCTGTTCCTGCAGAACTGGATTCTATAGAGTCTAAAGCCAACAAAGAGAATGCAAATAATGGTGACAAACTTGTGGCTGAAGGAGGTCCACAAGTTGATAGTGCACTGAAGATTGGCTCCCTAACTATCAACCCGAAACCATCGAAAGCTCAGCCCCTGGATGTACATAGTACTGCTAACACAGTGGCAAGCACCCAGTCAGTTGATGTTGTCACTGTGGGATCGATGCCTGTTAAAGTTAATGGACGTGCCGAATCTTCTGGTTTCTTAACGATTGGAACAATTCCCCTTGATCCTAGAGCTTTCCAGCGTGATGAGGCCGGTGGGTCTGGAAAAACAGTCCTTAAGTGA